In Paralichthys olivaceus isolate ysfri-2021 chromosome 12, ASM2471397v2, whole genome shotgun sequence, the genomic window GGCAGCATCAAAGAGGGTATACATGAGCAGATAGAGATAAAGCTTGTTTAAGTCTCcctgtatattttatatacagaacatgtgtttgtgtatgttgcATGATAGACATGGTGGAATTGATGTTGATGCAAAATGCCCAGATGCACCAGATTATAATGCACAACATGATGCTGAAAGCCATGCCTCCCACGGCCCTGTCGCCAACCAGGGGACCCGATATCTGTGCCACCCATGTTGGAcaggtaaacacaaacacatcacacatttttcagacattttcctgggGGCTGGCAAGAAACGTTCCATTCCGCAGCTTTAGATTCAAAGCACAACATTTCCACTTGTAACAAAACTGTCATCTGAAAATCCTATTTTTGTGCAGCCAGATGTCAGGACAAGAGGAGGTGctgtccatcatcatcatcactatggTCCTAACCCTGCAGCAACACAGCTGCCTCCTATCAGTTACCCTCCATGGTTATCATCAGGCATCCCAGCAGGACACGCAGGGGGTCACCTACACTCCCACCACTCAATGCGTAAGATTCCTTAactgcacacagacaaatattttaaaaggtaACATCACATTGCTCTGATCCATGCTTCTCTCCACTGGCTGAATTGTTGTGTGCCTGCATGCAGTCTTAGATCCTCAGGTTGAAAACTAAAGGTGACTGTGCCATCAGGGACCCTTGGCATTTGAGCCTACCTGAGGAGATGAGGCTTGCAGAGTCTAAACTGAAAAagcatatatttatttttattaatataattattatttttcactaagacacacatttgtctgtttctttacAGGACCCAGGTTTCTCTCTGAGAATCCCTGGTTTTAAGTTGAAAGGACGAGAATCCCTGGATGCAGAGCAGTGGTCAaacattatgaaaataaaacttgctGGACTGAACACATTGGGCATTATGCACCAGTGGAGTTACTTCCACTTGTTATTGTGGACATGAATTATGTATGAATGGCAGACAAATAAATCCAGATAATAAACAGGGACACTACTGCTCATCAAACTTTTTCTTCTCGTTTTGCTCGTTGTTAACTCCCGTGTAAaactcttctgtttgtttttctctttcggTTAAAAAAGGGTTAATAAAGAttgaaggttcagagaaaaagacGTTCGCCCgaacagggacttgaaccctggaccctcagattaaaagtctgatgctctacCGACTGAGCTATCCGGGCTCTGAAAACATGGGCGGTATATCATGGTATTTATAGGTAGGGAGAAAATGCTAGCCAGATAGCTGTTACCTTCTTGTGCATGTATACTAAGCGAAGTTAAAAACTAGCCGGTTAGCAACTAGTCCGTTAACTGTTAGCGACTAACTTCGCTTAGCGCACGGGTACTAAAGAGTTAACGGGCTAGTTGCTAACCGCTAATGTGTTAGCCTTCAGTCCTTGCTGGTGTCGCCGTTCAGACTTCTCGCGACAGTAAAATTTACTTTAGCAttaacatagactgtatataaagggaGTGTTAACCAGCAAGTCAATGACTGTCATCATAAAACCTCCCTCAACACCTCGATCGTTACTTAGGTTGCAGCTGTACGAAATGGTATTTTACAGGatctacaaaacaaaacaaaacgacAGTGATCacttttttaatctaaatgtaCAGCATTGAACCACAACATAACGTCAATCATCATGACACTTCCCTTTTCATAgataaaatagtttaaaaaatatatgaaacaaacaATCCACATTGAGTGAGACCCTCAGTATTAACAAATGATTAAAGTGCATACTTCTTTTAAAGAACTGCGGCTTAATGTCGGGCACAGACGACAGTCATGCTGTGAGTGATCAGGGTGATGTATGTACAACTCTGGATTATTGTCATGCACTTGTGCTCGGGGGCTTCTTGTATGACAACAAATCAGTATTCCATGCTTTACACAGCCTCGCTTGCCCACACGTAGAAAAATAGAAcgaataaacaataaaacattggTGAAATCCAATGAAAATGTGCTCGCATACAGCATCTCTGGTGAGACATAACAAAATTGTGTTAATTTGATGAATTCAGTATTCTGTATAGTTGCTGTGACTTTACCtgataacatttatttacagtGCAATACGTGCACAATACCAGGCTTCTTTGTACAATCTATCAAACTGGGCCAAACGTCAGGAAAATTtcataacattttcaaaaggtCAGCTGAACTTTGTAAAGCAATGACTGCAGAATAGAATTAAAAATAGACAGAGATGCAAGCTGCACAGGTTTCTGCTGTTGATACCAGAGCAGATATACACAATGAAAGTCTGTGTGTTACCAACATCTTTTTGAACACATTCTGGTTAAATGCTGTTATTATCAGACACAATAGATCGAAACGTTACTTCTCATGACATCTgatttgtaaaagaaaacaatttggaTTACTGTGATCACCTTGTGGTCAAACTGTTTCTCAGGAGTGTTCAGAATTATTATTAGATCGCAGCAACGCAAACACTTTCATTATGTGAGACATTATAAAAACTGTAGAGTTATGTAACGTTATCAATGGTAATTCTAAATAACTTGATCCTGTAGGTCCTCTTCTGACACACAGATCCATAGATTTACCCTGTCTAGGCATACAGGAAGTCATAAAGTACATCATGGATGTCACAAGCTCATTGTGTCTTTTAATGGCTGACGGCATGAGACTCTAAACTTGTTCAGATGGTTTCACTACTGGAGTATTTTCAGGAATCATGGCACATCTTTCACATttccatcttcatctgtgtccaaTCAGATGGTCAATCCTGGGGTGAGGTACGATCGAGGATGACGATGTGATCAGTAACCTATGGGGGGCGGggaaatggtttgtattcacaTGGCTTAGTTATGTAATCTAaagtgagacagaaaacaaaaatattagtTTACTTGCAATTTTCTAAGGCAAATCAACAACACCATCCCAACCAATCACACACAAATAGTGTCACCTTTTGTATGTGAGGAGGCATCTCATCCTCGGAGCTCTCCTCCGGCACTGGCCCGTGTTGTCGTGGTGCTGCCTGACCGTCCTCTGCCCACCCTCCCATGGGGACACGGGCTGATCTCACTACCTTCCCCCCTGCACCAAAAGAGTCTGGAGAACAGAAAGCGTGGTTTTTCAGCAACAATGATCTGTACAGCACCAGCACTGTAGTGATTTGCAAATAATCAATTAGCCCACTTAGTTCTTATATCAAGCACATGTGGATTAACTGAGGAAGATGCTCACTTTTACTCCAGGGCTGAGAAAGTTTTGCGCATCACACTACATTTTCTTGTAAGACAGCATTTCTTCTCCTAAATTGATCCTACATCTCTTTTATCTATTGTTTTCTTTCGTAAAAATAATAGTGCTTGACGAAGTGCAAGGCCTTTGTGACAGTATCAAGAGTTAATGTGATCTATGATGTAATGTTAATGTACTtttagaaagagaaaagagatagGTAACATTATATTAGAtaacatgttaaaataacagTAGGAAAAACTCTGAAGGGACATTTGATAACTGTTCAACTGGAGAGACGACCACAAACATTAATAGATACCTGAAGTTGTTCCGCCATATCTCCGATGGCTGCTTCCCTGTGACGATGCCGCCTCCCGGCCCATGGAGGTACTGCTGCTGGCTGAAGCTGAAGTGGGAATGGCACTGGGACTGGGAACTGTGGTGGGGTAAGTATGCGAGCGGGGTAAATTTCtagagtgagggggggggtggcTCCTCACTTCATCTGGGATGCTGTCGCTGCTTTCATCGCTCTCCTGCCTGTGCCACGTGTGACGAGACACCTCGCCTCTGGACTGCTGTTTGTGAAGCTACaaggacaaaacacaaagatacCGTTGTAATGCATGGGACCCAGGATGGAGAGGTTCTCTAAGAACATCtcttgtgtgtgcacatatgtaCTTACCTCATGCATGTAAAGTGCATGGATGCTCATCTCAGTGGAGGCATACTCTGATAGGATCAAACTGGTGAGTTGACCCTCCCATGCACTGCTGCCCGAGCTCACAGTTCTGGCATCAGTCCtacaagaggagagagaacaaatGTGGAGAAAATTATGATATAAAGAGGAAGAACTGGGGATAAGAAAAAAACTGGATAAAGGAAGACAGCAGCTCAATGAATATAATGTGTTGAGTTGAGGCATATTTTCAGTGGTAGTTTCTTACCCCGAGCCTGCCATTGCCTTGCTCATGGCTGACGTGTGGCAGCCTGAAGTTTGGTGAGTGGCACTCAAACTGCCTCTGAGATGCAGACTGCTGCTGATTGGTGAAAGAGAGCGCAAGGCAGATGCTCCGTCGCTTACACCAGCTGCTGCGTGATTGGCCAAATAGCTATCCCTGCCAAAATGGACAGAGCCCAGGGTGGAGGGACCTGCCAAGAGGTTTGCAACGAGGCTCCTTGgctatgagagagagagagagagagtgagatagcAAGAAGTTGAGACAGAGATGCACTTCTTCCTGAAATGTAAACCATTCAATGAAGTAGGATTGTTTACTTCAAGcaattctgttttttaattttaagttttaagttaAATGACATCAATATTTAAGATAACAATTTTGTGTACTTGTGTATTCCAATGCTTTGGCAACATTATTTTACTGTTAAAGACTTCATGCCAATAAAGCACATTTAACTTgagagatgcagagagaagggggagagaaCGGAGTGAATCTAATTTTACCTCTGAAGATGTCAGGAAATTTAACCTCAGATCCTTGTGATACTGAGCATGTTAGTTAGTCTGTCTCCGTACCTCAGACTCTGACATTGAGAGTGGATGAGTGTCTGTAGGAACCCCGGTGGCCTCTCTGTGAACTCTTTCTTTCAACTGGCTGATGAAGTGTGTCGTTTCTTGAGGAGGCTGCCACTGAGGGTTGGTAATGGCAAAGTGCATCAGAGATAACTCTGTTTTTCCATCCTCCGCCTGTTGGTAAATAGACGCCTCTGTCTTCCCTGCTGACATCCACTACAGAGGGAGTAAAGTTTTAAGACATACTtatgattttactttttaattaattaatgtaatGCATGCTACACAGGTTATACCCAAGTACATCCAAACTGTCAAAAATTGTGTCAACATGAGTGTATGACTGCATATGATGTGTGGTCCCTCACCGCAGGGTGTCCATGCTGCCTGATGTCCATCTGGGCAAAGGAGCAGGTGTCTCCCACCCCGACCACCTCCACCGTAAAGTTCCTGAAAAAATCAATGATCTCCAGAGACTTTCTCCTCAAACAGAAGATCAGGATGATGGGAGTCACCACTGGACTGAGCAACTCCTCTAGAATAAAGACCTGGACGCAAACAAATGGACAACATGCATGGAACAGTCAGGTACTAGGATTGAGCAAAGTAACTAGAACATTTGATTATAACAAAagaaaattatatattaattttgACTGAGATGTTGAAGAACTATTGTGATTTAAAGATTTGAGGTTTTAAGGTGCCATCATGAAAATTTGGAATTGAAGGGTAAATCCAATCCATTAATTTCATAACCAACAGCACTAGTCTGTTTTTTAATGGTCTGGTTTATGACAATGTGAAAGTAAAGTTTGCTATTAGAAAATTAATGTGTGTACTCAACAAAATGTTCTCAAGATATTTGCATTGAAAGTTAATTAAAATTCTATATACTCTATTCTGAGTCTTGGTATCTTTCCCAGTTCAGTATTTGTACTCACTGCTTTGTACTGGAAGAGCTGGGAGAACTGGTCACGGGTTTCATATCTATGTGCGTTGCCCTGCCAGTGGTCGGGCATGTAGTGGATATGAGCCAAAATAACCCGCAGCAGCTGCTCAGGACAAAACACCATGTGCTGATCAGGAATAAATGACCTGAAGAAAGGGAGATGGTGGAGAATTAAAACTTTTATCTTGCACTGTAAGTTGAAGTATATTTGATAATAGCTGTCTTTCACTGCCATCAGAAAACACTTTGTACGAGACAAGTAAACAGATTCCTTGGTTGAAACTCAAAAATCAAAGCAAAAGACtttctacttttaaaatgtattagatGAATATAGGTGgagaattaaaatatataaaccaTATATGTCAGAGTCTAAGAAATTCTGTGAGTCTTGAATGGTTTTAAGTAAGAAACAGAACTACACCATCTGTTAGTAGAGCTCCCTCACTGCCCCGatatttaagaatttaaatTCAGAGCTAACACGTATTAAGTAGTCAGAAGCTACTTAAGAGAGGAAACCCTCTTATTCCCATTTTCAGTAAACTGCCCAAGAGCATTAAAGAGATTAGAAATCTGGGTAGCTTTCAAAGGGCAATAAAGGAATGACTAAGGGATAACATATGCAAATGTTCTAGTTGGAGATTTGTCCTTTATCCAtgttgtatgtatatgtatctAATGTTTGCTACTAACTAATCAAGTTTCAGTTGTGTATAAAGTTGTGCTGATTCGCTGATGTAGGCTGGCCTACTATAattttttctccctcatttCCGTAAATCAACTGTGTGCATTTAAATAGATGACACGAGCAGACAGATTAATAGGATAACACTAATCCTGACCTGCAGACTGTGATACACACTCCCAGCAGAGTGATTGACGACAGAACATGTTCAACTGCGAGAACGTCCTCGTCATAGATGGTCAGGGCGATGAGAACCGCCAGCAGAGACCCAGCGAAGAACGCTATATTTTTGGCAACCACCGTCAGCAGTGGTGAAAGGAAACAGTTCATGTACTTGGATGCAGCCTGGTTGGAataaggaagaggaagaggaaaaggaggaaacaaaaataatagtAAACACTATGAGCATGGATGAGAAGCACCAGTATGTCATGTGATTTTCTGCACTTCCATAAACAAAGGCATTCTCTgcatttatcaaaaaaaaagagccagtCCACCAACCTTGTAACCTTTGCTGAGGCGCGACATGAGCTCGTGGTCCAGCTCATTGAAGTGACGCAGGTAACAGCGACCGTAGAGAGACCAGCATCTCGCTCCCAGAGAACCAGGCTCTCGCTTGATCACCTAAAAAGAGGGACACAACAAATTCTTGTCTCTGGCATTGTATAAAAAATTGCGGTCTTTAGATTAAGGATCTTCATCTGGAGCCTTTACCTCAGTGTAACTAAAGAAGGCGTAGAGAATCTGCCACACCAGAATGACCggacacagcagcagattgGCAATGCCAATCCATAGGATGCGAGACGCGAGCCTGTCAGCCAGCTCCAGCCTGTTGCCTCCTCTCTTATATTCTGGTTTTAGGCTCCACTCATTCTCAAACAGAGagcctgcagagaaacaaataagGGATACATATTTGAAGGCATGCATGTAAAATATACGCATAATTTCAGATGAAGAAAACAACGTAGAAAGTAGATCCATATCGTACAAATATAATGAATCAAAGTGAACATACACACCTGGCCCCCAGAAGAAGATAAGCTCAAAATTGTACTTGAGCCCCCGAGTGTGGAAAACACTGTCCCCAAGTACAGGGAGTCGAAAACGAACAGGAAGGAGTGACTTATTAACCATGGCGACCtggagaagagcaggaggacagCTTTGGTTTGAGGTCACAAT contains:
- the atg9a gene encoding autophagy-related protein 9A isoform X2 is translated as MAHFDTEYQRLEASYSDSPPGEENLLMHVPEGGKSQWHHIENLDLFFQRVYNLHQKNGFTCMLLGEIFELVQLLFVVGFTVFLANCVDYDILFANKFVNHTDSSKVTLPDAFLPVNVCSARIQDNVFVIFVLIISGVFWLHRLVKFIYNVCCYWEIRSFYINALKMTMSELPYATWQEVQARIVEIQKEHQICIHKKELTELDIYHRILRFKNYMVAMVNKSLLPVRFRLPVLGDSVFHTRGLKYNFELIFFWGPGSLFENEWSLKPEYKRGGNRLELADRLASRILWIGIANLLLCPVILVWQILYAFFSYTEVIKREPGSLGARCWSLYGRCYLRHFNELDHELMSRLSKGYKAASKYMNCFLSPLLTVVAKNIAFFAGSLLAVLIALTIYDEDVLAVEHVLSSITLLGVCITVCRSFIPDQHMVFCPEQLLRVILAHIHYMPDHWQGNAHRYETRDQFSQLFQYKAVFILEELLSPVVTPIILIFCLRRKSLEIIDFFRNFTVEVVGVGDTCSFAQMDIRQHGHPAWMSAGKTEASIYQQAEDGKTELSLMHFAITNPQWQPPQETTHFISQLKERVHREATGVPTDTHPLSMSESEPRSLVANLLAGPSTLGSVHFGRDSYLANHAAAGVSDGASALRSLSPISSSLHLRGSLSATHQTSGCHTSAMSKAMAGSGTDARTVSSGSSAWEGQLTSLILSEYASTEMSIHALYMHELHKQQSRGEVSRHTWHRQESDESSDSIPDEVRSHPPPHSRNLPRSHTYPTTVPSPSAIPTSASASSSTSMGREAASSQGSSHRRYGGTTSGGKVVRSARVPMGGWAEDGQAAPRQHGPVPEESSEDEMPPHIQKVTDHIVILDRTSPQD
- the atg9a gene encoding autophagy-related protein 9A isoform X1 — its product is MAHFDTEYQRLEASYSDSPPGEENLLMHVPEGGKSQWHHIENLDLFFQRVYNLHQKNGFTCMLLGEIFELVQLLFVVGFTVFLANCVDYDILFANKFVNHTDSSKVTLPDAFLPVNVCSARIQDNVFVIFVLIISGVFWLHRLVKFIYNVCCYWEIRSFYINALKMTMSELPYATWQEVQARIVEIQKEHQICIHKKELTELDIYHRILRFKNYMVAMVNKSLLPVRFRLPVLGDSVFHTRGLKYNFELIFFWGPGSLFENEWSLKPEYKRGGNRLELADRLASRILWIGIANLLLCPVILVWQILYAFFSYTEVIKREPGSLGARCWSLYGRCYLRHFNELDHELMSRLSKGYKAASKYMNCFLSPLLTVVAKNIAFFAGSLLAVLIALTIYDEDVLAVEHVLSSITLLGVCITVCRSFIPDQHMVFCPEQLLRVILAHIHYMPDHWQGNAHRYETRDQFSQLFQYKAVFILEELLSPVVTPIILIFCLRRKSLEIIDFFRNFTVEVVGVGDTCSFAQMDIRQHGHPAWMSAGKTEASIYQQAEDGKTELSLMHFAITNPQWQPPQETTHFISQLKERVHREATGVPTDTHPLSMSESEPRSLVANLLAGPSTLGSVHFGRDSYLANHAAAGVSDGASALRSLSPISSSLHLRGSLSATHQTSGCHTSAMSKAMAGSGTDARTVSSGSSAWEGQLTSLILSEYASTEMSIHALYMHELHKQQSRGEVSRHTWHRQESDESSDSIPDEVRSHPPPHSRNLPRSHTYPTTVPSPSAIPTSASASSSTSMGREAASSQGSSHRRYGGTTSDSFGAGGKVVRSARVPMGGWAEDGQAAPRQHGPVPEESSEDEMPPHIQKVTDHIVILDRTSPQD
- the atg9a gene encoding autophagy-related protein 9A isoform X4, which codes for MAHFDTEYQRLEASYSDSPPGEENLLMHVPEGGKSQWHHIENLDLFFQRVYNLHQKNGFTCMLLGEIFELVQLLFVVGFTVFLANCVDYDILFANKFVNHTDSSKVTLPDAFLPVNVCSARIQDNVFVIFVLIISGVFWLHRLVKFIYNVCCYWEIRSFYINALKMTMSELPYATWQEVQARIVEIQKEHQICIHKKELTELDIYHRILRFKNYMVAMVNKSLLPVRFRLPVLGDSVFHTRGLKYNFELIFFWGPGSLFENEWSLKPEYKRGGNRLELADRLASRILWIGIANLLLCPVILVWQILYAFFSYTEVIKREPGSLGARCWSLYGRCYLRHFNELDHELMSRLSKGYKAASKYMNCFLSPLLTVVAKNIAFFAGSLLAVLIALTIYDEDVLAVEHVLSSITLLGVCITVCRSFIPDQHMVFCPEQLLRVILAHIHYMPDHWQGNAHRYETRDQFSQLFQYKAVFILEELLSPVVTPIILIFCLRRKSLEIIDFFRNFTVEVVGVGDTCSFAQMDIRQHGHPAWMSAGKTEASIYQQAEDGKTELSLMHFAITNPQWQPPQETTHFISQLKERVHREATGVPTDTHPLSMSESEPRSLVANLLAGPSTLGSVHFGRDSYLANHAAAGVSDGASALRSLSPISSSLHLRGSLSATHQTSGCHTSAMSKAMAGSGTDARTVSSGSSAWEGQLTSLILSEYASTEMSIHALYMHELHKQQSRGEVSRHTWHRQESDESSDSIPDEVRSHPPPHSRNLPRSHTYPTTVPSPSAIPTSASASSSTSMGREAASSQGSSHRRYGGTTSGGKVVRSARVPMGGWAEDGQAAPRQHGPVPEESSEDEMPPHIQKIT
- the atg9a gene encoding autophagy-related protein 9A isoform X3; this encodes MAHFDTEYQRLEASYSDSPPGEENLLMHVPEGGKSQWHHIENLDLFFQRVYNLHQKNGFTCMLLGEIFELVQLLFVVGFTVFLANCVDYDILFANKFVNHTDSSKVTLPDAFLPVNVCSARIQDNVFVIFVLIISGVFWLHRLVKFIYNVCCYWEIRSFYINALKMTMSELPYATWQEVQARIVEIQKEHQICIHKKELTELDIYHRILRFKNYMVAMVNKSLLPVRFRLPVLGDSVFHTRGLKYNFELIFFWGPGSLFENEWSLKPEYKRGGNRLELADRLASRILWIGIANLLLCPVILVWQILYAFFSYTEVIKREPGSLGARCWSLYGRCYLRHFNELDHELMSRLSKGYKAASKYMNCFLSPLLTVVAKNIAFFAGSLLAVLIALTIYDEDVLAVEHVLSSITLLGVCITVCRSFIPDQHMVFCPEQLLRVILAHIHYMPDHWQGNAHRYETRDQFSQLFQYKAVFILEELLSPVVTPIILIFCLRRKSLEIIDFFRNFTVEVVGVGDTCSFAQMDIRQHGHPAWMSAGKTEASIYQQAEDGKTELSLMHFAITNPQWQPPQETTHFISQLKERVHREATGVPTDTHPLSMSESEPRSLVANLLAGPSTLGSVHFGRDSYLANHAAAGVSDGASALRSLSPISSSLHLRGSLSATHQTSGCHTSAMSKAMAGSGTDARTVSSGSSAWEGQLTSLILSEYASTEMSIHALYMHELHKQQSRGEVSRHTWHRQESDESSDSIPDEVRSHPPPHSRNLPRSHTYPTTVPSPSAIPTSASASSSTSMGREAASSQGSSHRRYGGTTSDSFGAGGKVVRSARVPMGGWAEDGQAAPRQHGPVPEESSEDEMPPHIQKIT